Proteins co-encoded in one Schistocerca cancellata isolate TAMUIC-IGC-003103 chromosome 5, iqSchCanc2.1, whole genome shotgun sequence genomic window:
- the LOC126188896 gene encoding probable palmitoyltransferase ZDHHC24, with amino-acid sequence MKIRKRILPRVASDLGAFLFVLFIIPVTYYFELFIVLPALHSVWSFWYTLHFICATYVMVNVTSNFVAVVVVDTSLQNIVTASSQLENWRYCTECETVAPPRSWHCDTCKTCILKRDHHCMFTGCCVGHYNYRYFYMFLLYVFIGTFYSTYLNCFYIWKNFEHFSLLGITKFIFPMAMLVLGVDATEKQVCLLIFIINFVGAIFTLVLLVHHTSLVCKGMVTHEKSKNITYYDSGLKKNLSQTFGKRWHVSWLFPFVASELPNDGTDWNDLQKTD; translated from the coding sequence atgaaaattaggAAAAGGATATTACCGAGAGTTGCATCTGACTTGGGAGCTTTCTTATTTGTCCTTTTCATTATTCCAGTGACGTACTATTTCGAGTTATTCATTGTCTTGCCTGCTCTACATTCCGTGTGGTCATTTTGGTATACACTACATTTCATTTGTGCAACGTATGTAATGGTAAACGTGACAAGcaattttgttgctgttgttgttgtggataCTAGTCTGCAGAATATTGTAACAGCATCCTCACAACTAGAGAATTGGCGATACTGCACCGAGTGTGAAACCGTTGCTCCTCCAAGATCATGGCACTGTGATACATGTAAAACATGCATTTTGAAGCGCGACCATCACTGTATGTTTACTGGTTGTTGTGTCGGTCATTACAATTATAGGTATTTTTATATGTTTCTTTTGTACGTGTTCATTGGTACATTTTATTCCACTTATCTTAACTGCTTTTACATATGGAAAAACTTTGAACATTTTTCTCTTTTAGGTATAACGAAGTTTATATTTCCAATGGCAATGCTTGTTTTAGGCGTAGACGCTACTGAAAAACAAGTATGcttattaatatttataattaacTTCGTTGGTGCAATATTTACATTGGTTTTGTTGGTTCACCACACTAGCTTAGTGTGCAAGGGAATGGTAACACATGAAAAGAGCAAAAATATCACATACTATGATAGTGGTCTGAAAAAAAACTTATCTCAGACTTTCGGAAAGAGGTGGCATGTATCTTGGTTATTTCCATTTGTAGCGTCAGAATTGCCAAATGATGGAACAGACTGGAATGATTTGCAGAAAACTGATTGA